Sequence from the Kogia breviceps isolate mKogBre1 chromosome X, mKogBre1 haplotype 1, whole genome shotgun sequence genome:
CTGTGAACTACTTCTTATCAAACTCACAAGGGATTGActgataaaaaaggaaaagaatctcaaaatgaGAAAGAACTACCAAGCAGATCAGCTAGATACACAATGGAGCCGACAAAATGTTCCCATCTCATCCAGAGCAGCTACTTGAAAAGCAGACTAAGCCCAGAAGCAGTCTGGTATGTCTGGAACATGAAAAGGGAGCTGgctagccaaaaggtggaaagaaCCCACAAGTCCATCCACTCaggaatgggtaaacaaaatctggaatatccatacaatgggacactatccataaaaaggaacgaagtactgatacaatatggatgaacctcaaaaacattatactaagtgaaggcACCGAACACAAAAGGCCAcgttatatgattccacttatatgaaatgtccagaataggtaaatctatagaaatggaaagcagattggtggttcaGGGACAAGGAGGAAGAGGGAATGGGGAGTagctgcttaatgggtacagggtttcatTTTGGGATGATGAAGGTGTTTTGGAACTCGATAGGGTTGGTGGTTttacaacactgtgaatgcacCAAATGCCACTGAATGTtccctttaaaatggttaattttatgttaatttcttctcaataaaataaataaataaataagttgtaAGGAAAAGATGTAGAGACATATCAACccaaaaaaaggggggtgggggggtgggggggaggtgggaagggtgCAGGCTGATGTTAAGAACCCTTACCACATTCACAGCAAGCTGTCTGAGCGTAGTGAAGCCACACTTCTCTACTCTATGGTTATACCTGCCAACTGGAAAGGTTACTGCAAGGGTTCTAAATATCTCACAAAGACTGGAATTCTAGAATTGCCTGGTATTTCCCCTTCCTGGCCATTTCATCATAAATTGGGGTCACAAATTCAAGGGCCATATTTATGAACCCAAATTTAGGATACATACTCTGGTTAAGTACCAAAAGTACCAAGTATACTTCCAGGGACAATGGATTTTGCTCAAAAATCCAGGACATTTAGCTGTTAAAAACTACAGCTCTCTCTATCATTCTAACACTCAAGGGATTAAAAGAACTCATCCTCAGATATTTTacatatagaaataataaaagcataactgaatttcactgtattttaaaaacacagttcaTTTCCAATTCACAGGCTGTGGCTTCAGTGATGCCTGTGGTCACTAGGATTAGAGGACTCCCGGTCCCAGGAGTGCCGGGCCCTTTTATGCCTGTGGGATTTATCTTGACTACGACTTCTACTTCTGTGACTATGCCCCTCAGAGCGCCCACTGTACCAGCTGCAGTGTGCGTCTGAGCTTCGacctctgtctctatctctgctcTTGTctactctctcctccctcctgcttgATGACTTGTGCTCATGCTTGGGCTTCTCCTTCCTCGGCTCCCTCTCTCGGTCCTCTGTTCCACCACGGCAGGTCGTCCTGATCTcaggggagctggggtggggcttCCGCACCTCCCTGGACTCTGACTTCTGACCCCTCTCTGAGTTCTTGCCACTGTGCTTCTTAGAGCCAGGGTCATCCTTTTCCTTTATCATCTTGCTTCTGGGTGATGAAGAGGAGGCTGGCTGCTCTGCCTGTATCTCCTGGTCagtcttctctttgtctttctttcttttctttttttcctttctctctggaggaaaagaagggcaaaataagaaaaggaagatggaaaagaTGGAGGACATGCAAACAGAAAGCATCCTTGGCAGCAGCATGAAGCAGTCACAGTCTCTACTTCCAGAAAAGTGCCTCTGAGAAGCCAAGCTGGATGTCTGTCACCCTTGATATGTCGAGTTGCTGTATAAGGCAACTCCCActcttaattatctctttaaagaccctacctccaaatacagtcacattctgagttacTTGGGTGGGGgcggttaggacttcaacatatgtatTTTGGTGGACAGAATTCAGCCCATACCATTAGCCTTCTGCTGATACCTCTCCTTTCCCAATTAAAGTAAGCTTCCCCACACCTTCCCCCTTCGCACTTAAGAACTGATTACCAGCTCTCAGTGAATGCTAAGAAGAGCAAACACTAAGCCTACCCAGAATCTTCTCTTGGGCCTTAATGCTTTACCATTTTTGTGTTTTCTGGTGGGTTTGCCATCTTCAGAGCCCTCAGATGAACTCAGTGAGGGAGTGTGAGCCCCACAGCCCCTCTCTTGCAGCTCTCTGGTCACATCATCCATTTCTTCTGAGTCCTTAGGAGCCCGATAGTTAGACACATGATCCACTCGGATAGTTCTTCCTTTGATCTAAGACAGACAGGCAATGCTTCAGCAAAGACAGCCCTCCTATCTAACTATTTGAACCCAGCTGCAGAAATCCATGGTTTGAACCATACCCATTACCCTCCCGCTATTCTATTTCTCAGGAAATCTCAAAAGCAGACCTACCCAACTGGTGTGTCACAGCACATATCCCTACACATTAATTCGCTCAGCCCTTGGGGCAGCCAGGTGGGGCCTGGGGCAGCTGGAGCCCCCAGGGCAGCTGTACTAGGCAGCCTCATCAGTTTACCCCCAGAGTGCCATACTAATATCTTCACGTTCTACATGTGCCATGAAGTGAAAAGAGCCTGCGAAGtactgccccaaagcacaagtaGCACGGAAAACTGTAAGAGTTCAGACGCACAAACAATGAATTACCCTCAATCTGTAACACCCATAGTGAAACATACCATGAAAAAGCCTGGCAGCAAGAGGGAATTCCTGAAATTGAGCTCAATGCTAAAGCTGCTTTCTCAACACAGCAATTAGGACGAGGCCAAAGCAGACCAACAGTTGGGAGGGGGGAAGGAATCTAGGAGGGactactttctttttccttaagccCTCATACCTTGCTCTACTCCCACCATACTGGAACAACTGGCTCACACTGATACTATTACTGCAAAGCACAACTCTCCAGGTGAACAACAAAAAACTGACCCcttacttaaaacaaaaacattcaggCAGATACAGACTTATTCTATAGACAAAGCCATCTGAAATTTGAAATGTCTGGCTTTTACTGTTCCAT
This genomic interval carries:
- the RBMX2 gene encoding RNA-binding motif protein, X-linked 2 isoform X2 → MNPLTKVKLINELNEREVQLGVAEKVSWHSEYKDSAWIFLGGLPYELTEGDIICVFSQYGEIVNINLVRDKKTGKSKGFCFLCYEDQRSTILAVDNFNGIKIKGRTIRVDHVSNYRAPKDSEEMDDVTRELQERGCGAHTPSLSSSEGSEDGKPTRKHKNERKEKKKRKKDKEKTDQEIQAEQPASSSSPRSKMIKEKDDPGSKKHSGKNSERGQKSESREVRKPHPSSPEIRTTCRGGTEDREREPRKEKPKHEHKSSSRREERVDKSRDRDRGRSSDAHCSWYSGRSEGHSHRSRSRSQDKSHRHKRARHSWDRESSNPSDHRHH
- the RBMX2 gene encoding RNA-binding motif protein, X-linked 2 isoform X1, which produces MNPLTKVKLINELNEREVQLGVAEKVSWHSEYKDSAWIFLGGLPYELTEGDIICVFSHVLLFYEINRYGEIVNINLVRDKKTGKSKGFCFLCYEDQRSTILAVDNFNGIKIKGRTIRVDHVSNYRAPKDSEEMDDVTRELQERGCGAHTPSLSSSEGSEDGKPTRKHKNERKEKKKRKKDKEKTDQEIQAEQPASSSSPRSKMIKEKDDPGSKKHSGKNSERGQKSESREVRKPHPSSPEIRTTCRGGTEDREREPRKEKPKHEHKSSSRREERVDKSRDRDRGRSSDAHCSWYSGRSEGHSHRSRSRSQDKSHRHKRARHSWDRESSNPSDHRHH